The Pyxidicoccus sp. MSG2 DNA segment TCCAACACGGCGCGCACCACCGGCTCCACCGCGTCCGGGTTGAGCGACAAATCCTCTCCCACGCGCTTGAGCAGGTGCTCGCGTCCGAACTTGGGCGGCAGCTCCTCCTCGTGCCGCTCACAGCGGTGCAGCAGCGCCGTCAGCTTGAGGGGGAGCTGGGCCTCCAGGTCGGCGGCCTCCTCGGCCAGGATGCGCTGCTCCAGCGCGCACAGCACGGAGACGGCCGCCTGCTGGGCCACCGAGGGAGACATGCCTCCCCGCTCGCACAGGTGGTCGAGGAAGGCCTTGTACGTCTGGCTGGCGCGAGACTCGCTCCGCTGGGCGCGCCGGACCTCGATGGGAAGGTCGCGGCGGCTGGCCGGTCGCTCGTCCTCCTGTGGGGCGCCCTTTCCCTGCTGCTCATGGTCATCGGCCATGGGGTGTCGTTCCTCCGGGGACTCGTGCTGTCTGGGCATCACGGTGCCCACGGCGCCCCGGAGGAGCACGCCCGGGGCGGACACGCACCGCGCGCGTCCGCCTCCCCGCCCGCTACGCCGCCTTGCGCACGTACGTGTCGAAGAGTGCCCCGAAGAAGAAGCGCCCGAAGCGGGCCAGCGCCGCCAGCCGCTGCGCCGGGTCCCGCGCGTGCAGCACCCGCAGGGTGGAGAGCTGCACGGTGAAGTCCTTCGCGTTCAGCCGCAGGAACCCCCGGTACACACACGGCCCCGACGCGTCCGTGCCCCGGTGCACGGTGACGAGCAGCCGCGTGGTGTCCTCCCAGAGGTCCAGCCCCGCATCGTCGTGGACGTCCTTGTAACCATCCATGAAGAAGCGCTCTCCCGACTCGGAGACGAGCGGAAGCTGGTAACGCATCCGCCGCCCGCCCATCCGGGCCAGGTCCTTCGTCATCAGGTGCAGCACGCCCCCCTCCACCGTCAGCGGCCGGGAGGACAGCACCGGCGCCTGCACGCAGCCGGAAATGCTCAGCGGGTGCAGCGAGTGGGTGAACACGGCCTCCAAATCACTCGCCTCCACGGTGACGATGAAGCGGAAGGGCGAGGTGTCCAGCCGCTCCGGGTCCCCCGCGCGCAGGAAGTCGTCATCCACCGAGCTGGAGATGTAGCCGTGCATCGTCTCGGTGAACTGAACGGACAGCGGCCGCGACGGCAGCGGCGCGGGCGCCTCGGAGACGGGTGAATAGTCCACCGTCCACC contains these protein-coding regions:
- a CDS encoding DUF2267 domain-containing protein, whose translation is MADDHEQQGKGAPQEDERPASRRDLPIEVRRAQRSESRASQTYKAFLDHLCERGGMSPSVAQQAAVSVLCALEQRILAEEAADLEAQLPLKLTALLHRCERHEEELPPKFGREHLLKRVGEDLSLNPDAVEPVVRAVLDALRHQISEGEAEDVMSQLPHDLRDLWGRAI